Proteins encoded by one window of Cannabis sativa cultivar Pink pepper isolate KNU-18-1 chromosome 4, ASM2916894v1, whole genome shotgun sequence:
- the LOC133037461 gene encoding cytochrome b559 subunit alpha codes for MYTQQEKRNSLTLRFDPDWEISLLCQKKDSYTDSVYSKETLGTLLTISQRSDFSEFLFTDFIFYGVDPPLTVQEYAELKMSGSTGERSFADIITSIRYWVIHSITIPSLFIAGWLFVSTGLAYDVFGSPRPNEYFTESRQGVPLITGRFDSLEQLDEFSRSF; via the coding sequence ATGTACACGCaacaagaaaaaagaaattctcTAACACTTCGTTTCGATCCTGATTGGGAAATTTCGTTGCTGTGTCAGAAGAAGGATAGCTATACTGATTCGGTATACTCTAAAGAAACCCTTGGTACACTATTGACGATCTCACAAAGATCTGATTTCAGTGAATTTCTGTTTACTGATTTCATCTTTTACGGAGTCGACCCCCCTTTGACTGTACAAGAATATGCGGAGCTTAAGATGTCTGGAAGCACAGGAGAACGTTCTTTTGCTGATATTATTACCAGTATTCGATACTGGGTCATTCATAGCATTACTATACCTTCCCTATTCATTGCGGGTTGGTTATTCGTCAGCACGGGTTTAGCTTACGATGTATTTGGAAGTCCCCGTCCAAACGAGTATTTTACAGAGAGCCGACAAGGAGTTCCATTAATAACAGGCCGCTTTGATTCTTTGGAACAACTCGATGAATTTAGTAGATCTTTTTAG
- the LOC133037036 gene encoding cytochrome f-like produces the protein MGESGFSELSCPTKKLGILVTRREQRKGQIYPDGSKSNNNVYNATAAGIVSKIIRKEKGGYEITIVEASDGRQVVDIIPPGPELLVSEGESIKLDQPLTSNPNVGGFGQGDAEIVLQDPLRVQGLLLFLASVILAQIFLVLKKKQFEKVQLSEMNF, from the exons ATGGGAGAATCTGGTTTTTCAGAGCTATCATGCCCCACTAAAAAACTAGGTATTCTTGTGACAAG GCGGGAACAGAGGAAGGGTCAGATTTATCCCGACGGGAGCAAGAGTAACAATAATGTTTATAACGCTACAGCGGCGGGTATAGTAAGCAAAATCATACGAAAAGAAAAAGGGGGATACGAAATAACCATAGTGGAGGCATCTGATGGACGTCAAGTGGTTGATATTATTCCTCCAGGCCCCGAACTTCTTGTTTCAGAGGGCGAATCCATCAAACTGGATCAACCATTAACGAGTAATCCTAATGTGGGTGGATTTGGTCAAGGGGATGCGGAAATAGTACTTCAAGATCCATTACGTGTACAAGGCCTTTTGCTCTTCTTGGCATCGGTTATTTTGGCACAAATCTTTTTGGTTCTTAAAAAGAAACAGTTTGAAAAGGTTCAATTGTCCGAAATGAATTTCTAG